A single Leptospira kirschneri serovar Cynopteri str. 3522 CT DNA region contains:
- a CDS encoding sodium-translocating pyrophosphatase gives MNSVTIIIAMSILAIVTAVVYTLKVISIKVGALGGNEKETKKLLEISSAISEGAMAFLVREYKVISLFIAFMAVLIVLLLDNPGSEGFNDGVHTAIAFVSGALISCISGFIGMKIATAGNVRTAEAAKTSMSKAFRVAFDSGAVMGFGLVGLAILGMIVLFLVFTGMHPDVEKHFLMESLAGFGLGGSAVALFGRVGGGIYTKAADVGADLVGKAEKGIPEDDPRNPATIADNVGDNVGDVAGMGADLFGSCAEATCAALVIGATASALSGSVDALLYPLLISAFGIPASILTSFLARVKEGGNVESALKVQLWVSTLLVAGIMYFVTKTFMVDSFEIAGKTITKWDVYISMVVGLFSGMFIGIVTEYYTSHSYKPVREVAEASNTGAATNIIYGLSLGYHSSVIPVILLVITIVTANLLAGMYGIAIAALGMISTIAIGLTIDAYGPVSDNAGGIAEMAELGKEVRDRTDTLDAAGNTTAAIGKGFAIGSAALTSLALFAAFITRTHTTSLEVLNAEVFGGLMFGAMLPFLFTAMTMKSVGKAAVDMVEEVRKQFKEIPGIMEGKNKPDYKRCVDISTSAALREMILPGLLVLLTPIVIGYLFGVKTLAGVLAGALVAGVVLAISAANSGGGWDNAKKYIEKKAGGKGSDQHKAAVVGDTVGDPFKDTSGPSINILIKLMAITSLVFAEFFVQQGGLIFRIFH, from the coding sequence ATGAATTCAGTTACGATAATTATCGCCATGTCTATTTTGGCGATCGTCACTGCTGTGGTTTATACCCTAAAAGTCATTTCCATCAAAGTAGGTGCCTTAGGCGGTAACGAAAAAGAAACGAAAAAGCTTCTAGAAATTTCATCCGCTATCTCCGAAGGAGCTATGGCCTTTCTCGTAAGGGAATATAAAGTCATTTCCCTGTTTATTGCCTTTATGGCAGTATTGATCGTTCTATTGTTAGACAATCCTGGATCGGAAGGATTTAACGACGGAGTTCATACCGCAATTGCTTTTGTATCGGGAGCTTTGATTTCCTGTATTTCCGGTTTTATCGGAATGAAAATTGCAACTGCAGGAAACGTCAGAACCGCAGAAGCCGCTAAGACATCCATGTCTAAAGCGTTCCGTGTTGCGTTTGATTCCGGAGCCGTGATGGGATTCGGACTCGTAGGGCTGGCTATTTTAGGAATGATCGTACTTTTTCTTGTTTTTACTGGAATGCATCCAGATGTAGAAAAACATTTTCTCATGGAATCCTTAGCTGGTTTTGGATTAGGAGGTTCCGCTGTGGCGCTATTTGGAAGAGTAGGCGGCGGAATTTATACAAAGGCGGCAGACGTAGGAGCGGATTTAGTTGGAAAGGCGGAAAAAGGAATTCCAGAAGACGATCCAAGAAACCCGGCCACGATTGCGGATAACGTAGGAGATAACGTAGGAGATGTGGCTGGAATGGGAGCGGACTTATTCGGTTCGTGTGCGGAAGCTACTTGTGCGGCTCTTGTAATTGGTGCTACTGCCTCGGCTCTTTCCGGATCTGTAGACGCACTATTATATCCGCTTTTGATTTCCGCATTTGGAATTCCAGCTTCTATTTTAACCAGCTTTCTTGCAAGAGTCAAAGAAGGTGGAAATGTGGAATCCGCACTTAAAGTTCAACTTTGGGTTTCTACGCTTCTAGTCGCGGGAATCATGTATTTTGTAACAAAAACTTTCATGGTGGATTCTTTTGAAATTGCGGGAAAAACAATCACAAAATGGGACGTTTACATTTCGATGGTGGTTGGACTTTTTTCCGGAATGTTTATAGGGATCGTAACTGAATATTATACTTCACATTCTTATAAACCTGTAAGAGAAGTGGCGGAAGCGTCTAACACAGGAGCTGCGACCAACATCATTTACGGATTGTCTCTCGGATATCATTCATCCGTGATTCCCGTGATTCTTCTTGTGATTACGATTGTAACGGCGAACCTACTTGCTGGAATGTATGGAATAGCGATCGCTGCATTGGGAATGATATCTACGATCGCTATTGGTCTTACCATAGACGCCTATGGACCTGTGTCGGATAACGCGGGTGGAATCGCGGAAATGGCGGAACTTGGAAAAGAAGTTCGGGATAGAACCGATACACTCGATGCGGCTGGAAATACAACTGCGGCGATCGGAAAGGGATTTGCGATTGGAAGCGCCGCTTTGACTTCTCTTGCGCTATTTGCAGCCTTCATTACAAGAACTCATACTACAAGTCTTGAAGTTTTAAACGCGGAAGTGTTTGGAGGACTGATGTTTGGAGCGATGCTACCTTTCTTATTCACTGCTATGACGATGAAGTCGGTAGGAAAGGCCGCAGTAGATATGGTGGAGGAAGTTCGCAAACAATTCAAAGAAATCCCAGGGATTATGGAAGGGAAAAATAAACCGGACTACAAACGTTGTGTGGATATATCTACGAGCGCTGCTCTTCGAGAAATGATTCTTCCGGGGCTTCTCGTTTTGTTAACACCGATAGTGATAGGATATCTTTTTGGAGTGAAAACTCTTGCCGGAGTACTTGCGGGAGCATTGGTAGCGGGTGTTGTACTTGCAATTTCCGCCGCAAACTCTGGAGGAGGTTGGGATAACGCAAAGAAATACATTGAGAAAAAAGCGGGCGGAAAAGGATCGGATCAACACAAAGCCGCGGTTGTAGGTGATACCGTAGGAGATCCGTTTAAAGATACTTCCGGACCTTCTATCAATATTCTCATCAAATTGATGGCGATCACAAGCTTAGTTTTTGCGGAATTTTTCGTTCAACAAGGCGGGTTGATATTTAGGATATTTCATTAA
- a CDS encoding DUF1564 domain-containing protein — protein MDLLLLSSQKKILSALNEGEVGSDSLLIPLSYWNQLNSIQKKALSKKLPFLLEKYTKYISSLNRLHWRAGKIKYNWGVGELKKMTIHVNTGVWAVLGALAAAHGVSRCFLFNYLLWLEEVGVGDSIVDTMNRGVPQFHKSYKMIWTLNLRKNQISRELFFEPNPIASEHSYFLPEPNF, from the coding sequence ATGGACCTTCTTTTACTTTCTTCTCAAAAAAAGATTTTATCCGCCTTAAATGAAGGAGAAGTCGGCTCCGACTCTCTTTTAATTCCTCTCAGCTATTGGAATCAATTGAATTCGATTCAGAAAAAAGCTCTTTCTAAAAAACTTCCTTTTTTGTTAGAGAAATATACTAAATATATCTCTTCTTTAAACCGTCTGCATTGGAGAGCCGGAAAAATCAAATACAACTGGGGAGTTGGTGAGTTGAAGAAAATGACCATCCATGTAAATACTGGAGTTTGGGCTGTGTTAGGTGCATTGGCCGCTGCACATGGAGTTTCCAGGTGTTTTCTTTTTAACTATCTTCTCTGGTTAGAAGAAGTAGGCGTCGGAGATTCTATCGTAGACACGATGAACCGAGGAGTTCCTCAGTTCCATAAATCTTACAAAATGATCTGGACTTTAAATCTACGTAAAAATCAAATTTCCAGGGAGTTATTCTTCGAACCCAACCCGATTGCAAGCGAACATTCCTATTTTTTACCAGAACCAAACTTTTAA
- a CDS encoding 3-deoxy-D-manno-octulosonic acid transferase codes for MIFLYQILTILLLIFVVPISFLFPSVRLFFRKRSADKKKILSKPLNLSGKYTVWFHAASVGELDQCKALALEFRKNDPSAFLIQSVFSDSVRDSQLEAFPADETFHLPIDLPFSYNWIFSRFHPKVLVLMAWDTWPNLVISANRFNTKVVLGSAVIGNRKKGIMGKLTKSVFKHLDGIFPSHESFYEIFRSLVQNKIPVKVLGDTRFDSVLKKIEDNPKIFNKPKNYPYSKIILFASTYEPCENLIVSLYELIRSKNPALLDKFAFWIFPHKTSPDRIVSIEHKLQDTNIIYQTWTSTPFENMTAQTIVFDVLGVLAFAYQAADFAYVGGALHNRVHNVLEPATFGLPLMTGPKIYNSPEAMILEKSGGLFVVSNAQDIFNVLNIPETELLNIQNRNREFVQKGRGAAKRLYEEIRKL; via the coding sequence ATGATTTTTCTTTATCAAATCCTGACGATCCTTCTTCTGATTTTTGTTGTTCCGATTTCTTTCTTATTTCCTTCCGTGAGACTTTTTTTTAGAAAACGTTCTGCAGATAAGAAAAAAATTCTTTCCAAGCCGTTGAACCTTTCCGGTAAATATACTGTTTGGTTTCATGCGGCTTCGGTAGGCGAGTTGGACCAGTGTAAGGCTCTTGCACTTGAATTTAGAAAAAATGATCCGTCTGCATTTTTAATTCAATCCGTTTTTTCAGACAGCGTTCGAGATTCTCAATTAGAAGCATTTCCGGCAGACGAGACTTTTCATCTTCCGATCGATCTTCCTTTCAGTTATAACTGGATTTTCTCCCGTTTTCATCCTAAGGTTCTGGTTTTGATGGCTTGGGATACCTGGCCAAATTTAGTAATTTCTGCAAATAGATTTAACACCAAAGTAGTGTTAGGTTCTGCGGTGATCGGAAATCGTAAAAAAGGGATTATGGGCAAATTGACTAAATCCGTTTTTAAACATCTAGATGGAATTTTTCCTTCTCACGAATCTTTTTACGAAATTTTTCGTTCTTTGGTCCAGAACAAAATTCCGGTGAAGGTGTTAGGCGATACTAGATTCGATTCTGTTCTGAAAAAAATCGAAGACAATCCTAAAATTTTTAATAAACCTAAAAATTATCCGTATTCTAAAATTATACTTTTTGCATCTACTTACGAACCCTGCGAAAACTTAATCGTTTCTCTTTATGAACTCATTCGATCAAAAAATCCTGCTTTGTTGGACAAATTTGCGTTTTGGATTTTTCCCCATAAAACTTCTCCCGATAGAATTGTTTCTATAGAACACAAACTCCAAGACACAAATATAATTTACCAAACCTGGACCTCCACTCCTTTTGAAAACATGACGGCTCAGACAATCGTATTTGATGTGTTAGGAGTATTAGCATTTGCGTATCAAGCAGCAGACTTTGCCTATGTGGGGGGTGCGCTTCACAATAGAGTCCATAACGTTTTGGAACCAGCTACTTTTGGCCTGCCTCTGATGACCGGCCCTAAAATTTACAACTCTCCCGAGGCTATGATTTTGGAAAAATCGGGTGGTCTGTTTGTCGTTTCCAATGCACAAGATATTTTCAATGTTTTGAATATTCCTGAAACTGAACTTTTGAACATTCAAAATCGAAATCGAGAATTTGTTCAAAAAGGCAGAGGAGCCGCGAAAAGGTTATATGAAGAGATTCGGAAGTTATAA
- a CDS encoding HAD family hydrolase, whose protein sequence is MSGVLFVFDLMDTLIKDPFHSALYKMLPNESREKFIQGRERNAFIEFEKGQIEEEEFLERFYLPEYRNGDLPDPKKIKELMFSKVRLIPETVGIVKLLKANGNKLVLASNYSVWYKELQKFTEMQEVFSQFDQLYFSCELGVRKPAEEYFQWIQTDYPGMRYVLIDDNATNVEAAGYMGWDTFQFDPKKTSQLGEFFRDQYPNYL, encoded by the coding sequence ATGAGCGGGGTTTTATTTGTATTCGATTTGATGGATACTTTAATTAAGGATCCTTTCCATTCTGCACTCTATAAAATGCTCCCAAACGAATCGAGAGAAAAATTTATCCAGGGAAGAGAAAGAAACGCGTTTATAGAATTTGAAAAAGGACAAATTGAAGAAGAAGAATTTTTAGAAAGGTTTTATTTGCCGGAATATAGAAACGGTGATTTACCGGATCCTAAGAAGATCAAAGAACTTATGTTTAGCAAAGTGCGATTGATACCGGAAACGGTAGGAATTGTAAAATTACTCAAGGCAAACGGAAATAAACTAGTACTGGCAAGTAATTATTCCGTCTGGTATAAAGAACTTCAAAAATTTACTGAAATGCAGGAAGTATTTTCTCAATTTGATCAGTTGTATTTTTCCTGTGAACTAGGTGTTAGAAAGCCGGCGGAGGAATATTTTCAATGGATTCAAACTGATTATCCAGGAATGCGTTATGTGTTGATAGACGACAATGCGACTAACGTAGAGGCGGCTGGTTATATGGGATGGGATACTTTTCAATTCGATCCGAAAAAAACTTCCCAACTCGGAGAATTTTTTAGAGACCAGTACCCCAATTATCTTTGA